A DNA window from Haloactinospora alba contains the following coding sequences:
- a CDS encoding ABC transporter permease, whose protein sequence is MNAAPTVEHPAPDESARERPRAAPRVTPLTALQHGTLLTWRSLLKIKRNPEEILGLTFMPLMFVALFVFVFGQALMGDWQQYRDFIIPGITAQSVIFATLGTGVSLNTDIEKGIFDRFRSLPIARSAPLIGAVLGDMVRYLLTIVMVLLVGIAIGFRPEGGWFGTVAAGAVVMVFAFGLCWMSAFVGLLMRTPMAVQTFGTIWMFPLTFGSSTFVEPDAMPTWMRVFAEVNPVTHVTDTMRGLMDGEAVTRPLLLTLLWTLVIVAVFFPLAMRAYRKRA, encoded by the coding sequence ATGAACGCCGCCCCCACCGTGGAACACCCGGCCCCGGACGAGTCGGCCCGGGAGCGCCCCCGTGCGGCACCGCGGGTCACTCCCCTGACAGCGCTGCAGCACGGCACACTGTTGACCTGGCGGAGCCTGTTGAAGATCAAGCGCAACCCGGAGGAGATCCTCGGGCTGACGTTCATGCCGCTGATGTTCGTCGCGCTGTTCGTGTTCGTCTTCGGCCAGGCGCTCATGGGGGACTGGCAGCAGTACCGGGACTTCATCATCCCCGGTATAACCGCGCAGTCCGTCATCTTCGCAACGCTGGGCACCGGTGTCTCCCTCAACACCGACATCGAGAAGGGCATCTTCGACCGGTTCCGTTCCCTGCCAATCGCGCGTTCGGCCCCGCTGATCGGTGCCGTGCTGGGTGACATGGTGCGTTACCTCCTGACCATCGTCATGGTTCTTCTCGTTGGGATCGCCATCGGCTTCCGTCCGGAGGGCGGATGGTTCGGCACGGTCGCCGCGGGGGCTGTCGTGATGGTCTTCGCCTTCGGTCTGTGCTGGATGTCGGCGTTCGTCGGGCTGCTGATGCGGACCCCGATGGCTGTCCAGACCTTCGGGACCATCTGGATGTTCCCCCTGACCTTCGGCAGTTCCACGTTCGTGGAGCCCGACGCCATGCCCACCTGGATGCGCGTGTTCGCCGAGGTCAATCCGGTGACCCACGTTACGGACACGATGCGTGGACTGATGGACGGAGAGGCGGTAACCCGACCACTGCTGCTGACGCTCCTGTGGACCCTGGTCATCGTCGCTGTCTTCTTCCCACTCGCCATGCGCGCTTACCGGAAGCGCGCCTGA
- a CDS encoding SulP family inorganic anion transporter, with amino-acid sequence MRAAPQRPRTARQEAPTAPLTRVRSLPLPANLPGDFAASLVVFLVAVPLSLGIAIASGAPLISGIIAAAVGGIVAGTTGGSAVQVSGPTAGLTIIVFGLVQSYGWQVTCLITALAGVVQLGLGAFRAARAALAVSPAVIHGMLAGVGVTIALAQLHVVLGGDPQSSAVTNILELPQQLVNNHTAAVAVGVVTMATMFLWSRLPRLGGLRPSRIPAALMAVGGATVLAAVAGWDVERVALPESFSAAWSGPAFPGLEQVPGVTVGVFTVAMVASVESLLCAIAVDRLHDGRRVRLNRELLGQGAANIASGTLGGLPVAGVIVRGTTNVRAGGRTPLATVLHGVWVLLFVALFAHLVELIPMAALAGLLVFVGFQMVDVAHLRYLHRQREAPVYVATLVAVVAFGIGTGVMIGVALALALSLRRLTRLSILTEQVHDRWHVVVKGSLTFLGVPRVTQVLRTLPTGSHVDLDLHVDFMDHAAFESIHTWRLDHERTGGCVDIDEIHENWYERSSMQTPPAHKTSPRETAQRWTPWSMDDSGGTSPSDLLHSGVQEHHAAVTDRMRTLMAQLAQGQNPPFLFITCADSRVVPNLITGSGPGDLFTVRNIGNLVPRNDEEPTDHSVGAAIEYAVEVLGVSAIAVCGHSNCGAMKALLSEAGSEPDSERLEHLGPWLRGAAPSLERFAATSPAPANPAESLRLLAQNNVTQQLDNLLTYPGVRSRSERGELKLFGLYYDLETVRMHILDENRTEFVPIRFEGDGTPRQEHSPEQQDTSPA; translated from the coding sequence ATGCGCGCAGCCCCTCAGCGGCCACGCACCGCCCGACAGGAAGCGCCTACTGCCCCCCTCACTCGCGTACGTTCTCTTCCGTTACCGGCCAACCTTCCGGGGGACTTCGCCGCCTCCCTCGTCGTGTTCCTCGTGGCGGTCCCCCTCTCACTGGGTATCGCCATCGCCTCGGGCGCGCCGCTCATATCCGGAATCATCGCTGCCGCGGTGGGAGGGATCGTCGCCGGCACCACCGGAGGATCCGCCGTTCAGGTAAGCGGGCCGACAGCCGGCCTGACCATCATCGTCTTCGGGCTGGTACAGAGCTACGGATGGCAGGTCACCTGCCTCATCACGGCCTTGGCAGGAGTGGTCCAGCTCGGTTTGGGAGCTTTTCGGGCGGCCCGTGCAGCGCTGGCCGTGTCCCCAGCGGTCATCCACGGGATGCTGGCTGGCGTCGGCGTCACGATCGCGCTGGCCCAGCTGCATGTCGTACTGGGTGGGGATCCCCAGAGCTCGGCCGTAACCAACATCCTCGAACTGCCCCAGCAGCTGGTCAACAACCACACAGCCGCCGTCGCCGTGGGCGTGGTCACCATGGCGACCATGTTCCTGTGGTCCCGACTACCACGCCTCGGAGGGCTACGGCCGAGCCGCATCCCCGCGGCCCTCATGGCCGTGGGAGGTGCCACCGTTCTCGCCGCAGTCGCCGGATGGGACGTGGAACGGGTGGCACTTCCCGAGTCGTTCTCCGCTGCCTGGAGCGGCCCCGCATTTCCGGGACTCGAACAGGTCCCCGGAGTCACCGTGGGAGTGTTCACCGTCGCCATGGTCGCCAGCGTGGAATCGCTGCTCTGCGCGATCGCGGTTGACCGGTTGCACGACGGCAGACGGGTCCGGCTCAACCGGGAGCTCCTGGGACAGGGGGCAGCGAACATCGCCAGCGGAACGTTGGGAGGGCTTCCCGTCGCCGGGGTGATCGTCCGCGGCACGACCAACGTCCGGGCGGGTGGACGCACCCCGCTCGCGACGGTCCTGCACGGGGTGTGGGTGCTCCTCTTCGTCGCGCTGTTCGCCCACCTGGTAGAGCTGATCCCCATGGCCGCCCTGGCCGGCCTTCTGGTTTTCGTCGGTTTCCAGATGGTCGACGTCGCGCACCTGCGCTACCTCCATCGGCAGCGCGAGGCCCCGGTCTACGTAGCGACACTGGTGGCCGTGGTCGCCTTCGGCATCGGCACGGGGGTGATGATCGGCGTCGCCCTGGCACTCGCCCTCTCACTGCGCAGGCTCACCCGACTGAGCATACTGACCGAGCAGGTCCACGACCGGTGGCACGTCGTGGTGAAGGGCTCGCTCACGTTCCTGGGGGTACCACGGGTGACGCAGGTACTGCGTACACTTCCCACAGGCTCCCACGTCGACCTCGACCTGCACGTGGACTTCATGGACCACGCGGCATTCGAGTCGATCCACACGTGGCGCCTCGACCACGAACGCACCGGCGGATGCGTGGACATCGACGAAATACACGAGAACTGGTACGAACGCAGCTCTATGCAAACTCCTCCGGCACACAAGACATCGCCGCGTGAGACGGCCCAACGGTGGACACCATGGTCCATGGACGACAGCGGCGGCACCAGCCCCTCGGACCTACTGCACTCCGGGGTTCAGGAGCACCATGCGGCCGTTACCGACCGTATGCGCACGCTCATGGCACAGCTCGCCCAGGGGCAGAACCCCCCGTTCCTGTTCATCACGTGCGCGGACTCCCGGGTGGTGCCCAACCTCATCACCGGCAGCGGCCCAGGCGACCTCTTCACAGTGCGCAACATCGGTAACCTGGTGCCGCGCAACGACGAAGAACCAACAGACCACTCCGTCGGCGCCGCGATCGAGTACGCGGTGGAGGTGCTGGGCGTATCCGCCATCGCGGTCTGCGGACACTCGAACTGCGGAGCGATGAAAGCTCTGCTCAGCGAGGCAGGATCGGAGCCCGACAGCGAACGGCTGGAACACCTCGGACCCTGGCTGCGGGGCGCTGCTCCGAGCCTGGAACGGTTCGCCGCGACCAGCCCCGCTCCCGCCAACCCCGCGGAATCCCTGCGTCTGCTCGCGCAGAACAACGTCACCCAGCAGCTGGACAACCTGCTTACCTACCCTGGTGTACGCAGCCGGTCCGAGCGGGGGGAGCTGAAACTCTTCGGTCTTTACTACGACCTGGAAACGGTACGGATGCACATCCTGGACGAGAACCGGACCGAGTTCGTTCCCATCCGGTTCGAGGGTGACGGCACGCCTCGCCAGGAACACAGCCCGGAGCAGCAGGACACCTCACCCGCGTGA
- a CDS encoding ATP-binding cassette domain-containing protein: MTDAIRAEGLVKRFNGETALAGVDLTVRTGTVMGILGPNGSGKTTTVRILSTLLRPDAGHAVVGGYDVSTQPHHVRRLIGLTGQYAAVDEDLTGTQNLVLIARLLGYSRRGSHQRASQLLERFALTDAADRPAKTYSGGMRRRLDLAASLVGRPSLLYLDEPTTGLDPHSRNEMWEVVRGLLDDGVTVLLTTQYLEEADQLADDLVVLDHGRVISEGSPEKLKERAGTQVLQVQPEEGAQLDRVASIVHEVTGTDVRSSETAVHASVTEPNVLPQVVRRLDEEGIAVGELTLRKPSLDEVFLAITGHAAASGPDSDSTDATPEGTTV, encoded by the coding sequence ATGACAGACGCCATCCGGGCCGAGGGCCTGGTGAAGAGATTCAACGGTGAGACGGCTCTGGCAGGGGTGGACCTCACGGTACGCACCGGGACCGTGATGGGCATTCTCGGCCCCAACGGTTCGGGCAAGACCACGACGGTCCGGATCCTGTCCACCCTGCTTCGCCCGGACGCCGGACACGCGGTTGTCGGCGGGTACGACGTCAGCACCCAACCGCACCACGTACGCCGCCTCATCGGTCTCACCGGCCAGTACGCGGCTGTCGACGAGGACCTCACGGGCACCCAGAACCTCGTACTGATCGCCCGACTACTGGGCTACTCCCGGCGCGGCTCGCACCAGCGCGCCTCCCAGCTGTTGGAACGTTTCGCGCTGACCGACGCCGCCGACCGCCCCGCCAAAACGTACTCCGGAGGGATGCGGCGGCGGCTGGACCTGGCCGCCAGCCTTGTCGGCCGTCCGAGTCTGCTGTACCTGGACGAGCCCACCACCGGCCTGGACCCGCACAGTCGCAACGAGATGTGGGAGGTGGTGCGCGGCCTGCTGGACGACGGAGTCACCGTATTGCTCACCACCCAGTACCTGGAGGAGGCCGACCAGCTGGCCGACGATCTCGTCGTCCTCGACCACGGACGCGTCATCAGCGAGGGATCGCCGGAGAAGCTGAAGGAACGCGCGGGCACACAGGTTCTGCAGGTGCAGCCGGAGGAGGGAGCGCAGCTGGACCGGGTGGCGTCCATCGTCCACGAGGTCACCGGTACTGACGTTCGCTCCTCCGAGACGGCGGTCCATGCCTCGGTGACCGAACCGAACGTACTTCCCCAGGTGGTACGCCGCCTCGACGAGGAAGGGATCGCCGTGGGCGAGCTTACCCTGCGCAAACCCAGTCTGGACGAGGTCTTCCTGGCCATCACCGGACACGCTGCCGCAAGCGGGCCGGACAGTGACTCCACCGATGCGACCCCGGAAGGAACAACAGTATGA
- a CDS encoding zinc ribbon domain-containing protein: MKAESVHQIRLLDLQEIDTRLDQLDHRARNLPEIAEVQRLDARITELHERVVAAETELSDLGREQRKAESDVEQVRNRAERDSKRLDSGQVSSPKELENLQSEIASLHQRQSELEEVVLDVMERREAAEQRRAQRQQELDSVRAERDEVEERRSSTLLEIEADRASASDRRARVVADLPQDLLDFYTKLREQYAGVGAAALHYGRCEGCKLALSPAELADIRHAPDDEVRRCEQCQRILVRTSSSGL; encoded by the coding sequence GTGAAAGCAGAATCCGTCCACCAGATCCGCCTGCTGGATCTGCAGGAGATCGATACCCGCCTGGACCAGCTGGACCACCGAGCGCGTAACCTTCCGGAGATCGCCGAGGTCCAGCGGCTCGACGCCCGTATCACGGAGCTGCACGAGCGTGTGGTCGCTGCCGAGACCGAGCTCTCCGATCTCGGACGAGAACAGCGCAAGGCCGAGTCGGACGTCGAACAGGTCCGCAACCGCGCCGAGCGCGACAGCAAACGTCTGGACTCCGGCCAGGTCTCCTCCCCCAAAGAGCTGGAGAACCTGCAGTCGGAGATCGCGTCGTTGCACCAGCGCCAGTCCGAGCTGGAGGAGGTCGTGCTGGACGTGATGGAACGGCGCGAGGCGGCGGAACAACGCCGGGCCCAGCGGCAGCAGGAGCTGGACTCCGTGCGTGCCGAGCGTGACGAGGTGGAGGAACGACGGTCCTCGACTCTGCTGGAGATCGAGGCGGACCGGGCTTCCGCGTCCGACCGGCGAGCCCGGGTCGTGGCTGACCTTCCCCAGGACCTCCTCGACTTCTACACCAAGCTGCGGGAGCAGTACGCCGGTGTGGGGGCGGCCGCTCTGCACTACGGGCGGTGCGAGGGATGCAAACTGGCGTTGAGTCCGGCCGAACTCGCGGACATACGCCACGCGCCGGACGACGAGGTGCGGCGGTGCGAACAGTGCCAGCGCATCCTCGTCCGCACCAGCTCTTCCGGACTGTGA
- a CDS encoding YbhB/YbcL family Raf kinase inhibitor-like protein, translating into MGQPRYRTVTATCGAAVLATVTAGCGVLSPGIDSERIADINVSSTMLQEGQPLPELYTCAGEGTSPPLQWSGLPEDDRIESLAILVDEPEEATVFWMLYGIDPQVAELRQGSVPRSARQGQNTAGEASYDPPCPESGGQQEYRFTVYALSTDPDMADDEPLDNSLEEIAAHTVARGSLTTTSG; encoded by the coding sequence GTGGGACAACCGAGGTACCGCACGGTCACCGCGACGTGCGGAGCCGCTGTCCTGGCAACCGTGACGGCAGGATGTGGCGTACTCTCCCCTGGCATCGACAGTGAGCGCATCGCCGACATCAACGTGAGCAGCACGATGTTGCAGGAGGGGCAACCGCTGCCGGAGCTCTACACCTGCGCGGGGGAAGGCACCTCTCCCCCGCTCCAGTGGTCGGGGCTGCCTGAGGACGACCGGATCGAGTCCCTGGCGATCCTGGTCGACGAACCGGAGGAAGCCACCGTCTTCTGGATGCTTTACGGTATAGATCCCCAAGTGGCGGAGCTGCGGCAGGGAAGCGTCCCGCGATCAGCACGGCAGGGGCAGAACACTGCCGGTGAGGCCTCGTACGACCCGCCCTGTCCCGAGAGCGGGGGACAGCAGGAGTACCGGTTCACGGTTTACGCTCTCAGCACCGATCCCGACATGGCCGATGACGAACCGCTGGACAACTCACTGGAGGAGATCGCTGCGCATACCGTCGCCCGTGGCTCTCTCACGACTACCAGTGGCTAG
- a CDS encoding PH domain-containing protein — translation MTERWRFGGGMEDNSSSRPDREGEDAEEVPAPSTTPSLAGEEERRLSALTLVTAPIAHLKNFITPIAIAVVAGTFNPWILVSAAVAVLGMFVSGLVTWRTFRYRLGEQRLEIRQGLLNRSRRSIPVERIRGVDITSKLLHRALGLAVVQIEAAAGGGASEEGKLDAVTVAEAQRVRRELLHRRAVLLGESSRGHVTDAAEAATTEEEDRSGGEGQDGRTSEREGQSPAETVYFVMPRRWYFYSLLSLGYLLTPFAALATLLGFLAQNVDEVIDTTPGSAAYETAESMLRGGTMVLIALGASAFVLLLLMMPVFAVVSYTVTHWGFTLSGRTESLVAERGLFTRQNVTLERRRIRGYELLDTPLQRSRSAVRLNAVVTGLGEATTRAALLPIGDRPRVTEVVEKALVPYRGTLRSHPRAALGRRLSRAVVPWGLASVVAVFLGFPWLALVLGLGALLGIPLGVDRYRSLGHGRDRRMVSARWGTLRRRQAHVQRDAIIGWNWRQSPFQRRPGLATAQFAVGAGAGAYPIVDADFADSVAFAADVTPEVVRPFLVPQQTEEG, via the coding sequence ATGACAGAACGCTGGCGCTTCGGGGGCGGCATGGAAGACAACAGTTCGTCCCGTCCGGACCGGGAGGGCGAGGACGCGGAGGAGGTTCCCGCACCCAGCACCACGCCTTCCCTGGCAGGGGAGGAGGAGCGCCGTCTCAGCGCGCTGACGCTGGTCACCGCCCCCATCGCGCACCTGAAGAATTTCATCACTCCGATCGCCATAGCGGTCGTGGCAGGCACGTTCAACCCGTGGATCCTGGTCAGCGCAGCGGTAGCGGTACTCGGAATGTTCGTGAGCGGTCTGGTCACGTGGCGGACCTTCCGCTACCGGCTGGGAGAACAACGGCTGGAGATCCGACAGGGTCTGCTCAACCGTTCCCGACGCAGCATCCCGGTGGAGCGCATACGTGGAGTGGACATCACGTCGAAGCTCCTCCACCGTGCCCTGGGACTCGCCGTGGTGCAGATCGAGGCGGCCGCGGGGGGAGGCGCCTCGGAGGAGGGGAAACTCGACGCTGTGACCGTGGCCGAGGCGCAGCGGGTACGCCGCGAGTTGTTGCACCGCCGTGCCGTGCTGCTCGGTGAGAGCTCCCGAGGACACGTCACCGATGCGGCGGAAGCCGCCACAACGGAAGAGGAGGACCGTTCCGGCGGGGAGGGGCAGGACGGCCGGACGTCGGAACGGGAGGGGCAGTCACCCGCGGAAACCGTGTACTTCGTGATGCCTCGGAGATGGTACTTCTACTCTCTTCTCAGCCTCGGCTACCTGCTCACCCCGTTCGCCGCCCTGGCGACCCTGCTGGGGTTCCTCGCCCAGAACGTCGACGAGGTGATCGACACCACGCCGGGAAGCGCCGCCTACGAGACGGCGGAGTCGATGCTGCGTGGTGGAACGATGGTCCTCATCGCCCTGGGAGCGTCGGCCTTCGTTCTCCTGCTCCTGATGATGCCCGTGTTCGCTGTGGTTTCGTACACCGTCACCCACTGGGGGTTCACGCTTTCCGGGCGGACGGAGTCCCTCGTCGCCGAGCGCGGGTTGTTCACACGCCAGAACGTCACGCTGGAACGGCGAAGGATCCGCGGTTACGAGCTACTCGATACCCCGCTGCAGCGGTCACGCAGCGCGGTTCGACTCAACGCGGTCGTGACGGGGTTGGGGGAGGCGACCACCCGCGCGGCACTGTTGCCCATCGGTGACCGGCCGCGTGTCACCGAGGTGGTGGAGAAAGCCCTCGTCCCGTACCGCGGGACACTCCGCTCCCACCCGCGCGCGGCCCTGGGGCGCAGGTTGTCCCGAGCCGTGGTCCCGTGGGGGCTCGCGTCGGTTGTCGCCGTCTTCCTCGGCTTCCCCTGGCTCGCCCTCGTGCTCGGGCTGGGCGCACTGCTGGGGATCCCCCTGGGAGTGGACCGTTACAGGTCCCTGGGGCACGGCCGCGACCGGCGTATGGTGAGCGCGCGCTGGGGAACCCTGCGTCGGAGGCAAGCCCATGTGCAACGGGACGCCATCATCGGTTGGAACTGGCGCCAGAGCCCGTTCCAGCGCAGACCGGGACTGGCCACCGCGCAGTTCGCCGTCGGAGCCGGAGCGGGAGCCTATCCCATCGTCGACGCTGACTTCGCGGACTCGGTCGCCTTCGCGGCTGACGTCACGCCCGAGGTGGTCAGGCCCTTCCTCGTGCCGCAGCAGACGGAAGAGGGATAG
- a CDS encoding Nif3-like dinuclear metal center hexameric protein yields the protein MTLREVTGAFEAIYDPAWAASWDAVGLVCGDPEQPVSRILFAVDPVTSVVDEALAWNADLVITHHPLLLGGVNSVAATGPKGRVVHRLIRAGTALYTAHTNADTAFPGVSDALARKVGLTGELRPLAPDPDDPAGRRGIGRVGRLPATVSLREFAHQAANGLPEVAGGVRVAGDPDRMVDSVAVAGGAGDSLMETARTAGVDAYLTSDLRHHPASEFVEHPAAPALLDTAHWASEHPWLDDAASRLVDALRGERTNVDTRISTTPTDAWSQAVRTSRDHGRFPQEES from the coding sequence CTGACCCTGCGTGAAGTAACCGGGGCATTCGAAGCTATCTACGATCCGGCATGGGCCGCTTCGTGGGACGCCGTCGGTCTGGTGTGCGGCGACCCGGAGCAGCCGGTGTCGAGAATCCTGTTCGCCGTCGACCCCGTGACATCGGTCGTTGACGAGGCCCTCGCGTGGAACGCGGACCTGGTCATCACCCACCACCCCCTGCTGCTGGGCGGAGTGAACAGCGTCGCGGCGACCGGCCCCAAGGGACGTGTCGTGCACCGGCTCATCCGCGCCGGTACAGCTCTCTACACCGCCCACACCAACGCCGACACCGCTTTCCCGGGAGTGTCGGACGCGCTCGCCCGAAAGGTCGGGCTGACCGGGGAACTGCGCCCGCTCGCTCCCGACCCGGACGACCCCGCCGGCCGCAGGGGAATCGGCCGTGTCGGCCGCCTTCCCGCCACGGTGAGCCTGCGGGAGTTCGCCCACCAGGCCGCGAACGGTCTGCCGGAAGTCGCCGGTGGTGTACGGGTGGCAGGGGATCCCGACCGGATGGTGGACTCCGTCGCCGTAGCCGGGGGAGCGGGCGACTCCCTAATGGAAACGGCGCGTACGGCCGGGGTGGACGCCTACCTCACCTCGGACCTGCGGCACCATCCGGCGTCGGAGTTCGTTGAGCACCCAGCGGCCCCCGCCCTGCTCGATACCGCTCACTGGGCCAGTGAGCACCCGTGGCTTGACGACGCCGCGTCCCGGTTGGTCGACGCGCTGCGAGGAGAACGCACTAATGTGGATACTCGTATATCCACCACACCCACGGACGCCTGGTCGCAGGCAGTACGAACCTCGCGTGATCACGGCCGTTTCCCACAAGAGGAGTCCTGA
- a CDS encoding bifunctional RNase H/acid phosphatase, whose amino-acid sequence MARCLVLEADGGSRGNPGPAGYGAVVRDATTGEVVAEVAESLGSATNNVAEYHGLIAGLEAAAGIDPQAAVDARLDSKLVVEQMCGRWRVKHPDMRPLAQRAKERAAALREVTYTWVPRSQNTHADRLANEAMDAAASGAEMEHRRSASTTVSEPEPSHESSAEQPPPDTTPTRLLLLRHGETPLSAEGRFSDSGESALTETGRAQAGAAASALAREGIDAILSSPLRRSRETAERVAREIAVDVEFRDELTETDFGEWAGMSFSEARKHSRAELDRWLADPEVAPPGGESFAAVARRVSDGRDKILAQHRAGTVLLVSHATPITVMVQQALLAPLQALYRMRVDTACLTEIDCYSDGPMVLRRFNDAAHLGGTG is encoded by the coding sequence ATGGCCCGGTGTTTGGTTCTGGAGGCGGACGGGGGATCGCGCGGCAATCCCGGGCCGGCCGGCTACGGCGCCGTGGTGCGGGACGCCACGACCGGCGAGGTGGTGGCCGAGGTCGCCGAGTCGCTCGGTTCCGCCACCAACAACGTCGCCGAGTACCACGGGCTGATAGCCGGTCTCGAGGCGGCTGCGGGCATCGACCCGCAGGCCGCGGTCGATGCCCGCCTGGACTCCAAACTCGTCGTGGAACAGATGTGCGGGCGGTGGCGGGTCAAACACCCCGACATGCGTCCGCTGGCCCAGCGCGCGAAGGAACGCGCGGCAGCGTTGCGGGAGGTGACGTACACGTGGGTGCCGCGCTCCCAGAACACGCACGCGGACCGGCTCGCCAACGAGGCCATGGACGCCGCGGCCTCGGGCGCGGAGATGGAGCATCGCAGGTCGGCCTCCACAACGGTCTCGGAGCCCGAGCCCTCCCACGAGTCCTCGGCGGAGCAGCCCCCGCCGGACACGACACCCACGCGGCTGCTTCTGCTACGGCACGGCGAGACGCCGCTCTCCGCGGAGGGAAGGTTCTCCGACTCCGGGGAGAGCGCGCTCACCGAGACCGGGCGTGCGCAGGCCGGCGCCGCGGCCAGTGCGCTCGCACGGGAGGGGATCGACGCGATCCTCTCCTCCCCGCTTCGGCGCAGTAGGGAAACGGCCGAACGCGTCGCGCGTGAGATCGCTGTCGACGTGGAGTTCCGCGACGAACTCACCGAGACCGATTTCGGCGAGTGGGCGGGGATGTCCTTTTCCGAGGCCCGGAAGCACTCGCGTGCGGAGCTCGACCGTTGGCTGGCCGATCCCGAGGTGGCGCCTCCGGGAGGCGAGAGTTTCGCCGCTGTGGCCCGCCGGGTCAGTGACGGCCGGGACAAGATCCTGGCGCAGCACCGTGCGGGAACCGTGCTGCTCGTCAGCCACGCCACCCCGATCACGGTCATGGTCCAACAGGCGCTGCTCGCACCGCTGCAGGCGCTGTACCGGATGCGTGTCGACACGGCGTGTCTGACGGAGATCGACTGCTACAGCGATGGGCCCATGGTGCTACGGAGGTTCAACGACGCGGCCCATCTCGGCGGTACTGGATAA
- a CDS encoding deoxyribonuclease IV — protein sequence MTTPHTASPLSPVGAHVPVSGGIATRGLAYAAAVRAETIQVFVSNPRSWSRGPGNPAEDAALRENSALPLFIHAPYLINLGTPYQETATRSAASLEHALLRGEEIQAGGVVVHTGSAVRDGRREGLRRMRERLLAVLERLSPSSPPVLLEPMAGQGGALCATVDDVAEYLDMLEWHPKLRVCLDTAHSFAAGHDISTAPGMRAMLDRFGETVGADRLELVHANDSKAQCASNKDLHQNIGAGRIGAAPFAELFRHPVSSGVPVIVETPGPETPHAADVNTLRRLRTLGHTASRERGSAGWSAAPSPQAPATAAEPVGAPAR from the coding sequence ATGACAACCCCACACACTGCTTCGCCGCTGTCTCCTGTCGGTGCGCACGTCCCGGTTTCCGGCGGGATCGCCACACGCGGGCTGGCATACGCCGCCGCCGTGCGGGCCGAGACGATCCAGGTGTTCGTCAGCAATCCCCGCAGCTGGTCCCGAGGCCCCGGCAACCCCGCGGAAGACGCGGCGTTGCGGGAGAACAGCGCTCTCCCCCTGTTCATCCACGCGCCCTACCTGATCAACCTGGGGACCCCCTACCAGGAGACCGCGACGAGATCGGCCGCCTCCCTGGAACACGCGCTGCTCCGGGGGGAGGAGATCCAGGCGGGCGGTGTGGTGGTGCACACCGGTTCCGCCGTCCGGGACGGCCGCCGGGAGGGGCTGCGTCGCATGCGCGAGCGTCTGCTTGCGGTGCTGGAACGGCTCTCCCCGTCTTCCCCTCCGGTCCTCCTGGAACCGATGGCCGGCCAGGGAGGAGCCCTCTGCGCCACGGTCGACGATGTGGCGGAGTACCTGGACATGCTCGAGTGGCATCCGAAGCTCCGGGTGTGCCTGGACACAGCGCACTCCTTCGCCGCGGGCCACGATATATCCACCGCACCGGGTATGCGCGCCATGCTGGACCGTTTCGGGGAGACCGTCGGAGCCGACCGGTTGGAGCTCGTCCACGCCAACGACTCCAAAGCGCAGTGCGCGAGTAACAAGGACCTGCACCAGAACATCGGCGCCGGTCGGATCGGGGCCGCGCCCTTCGCTGAGTTGTTCCGGCACCCGGTGAGCTCGGGTGTGCCGGTCATCGTCGAGACCCCGGGCCCGGAAACTCCGCACGCCGCGGATGTCAACACGCTGAGAAGACTGCGCACGTTGGGACATACCGCCTCCCGGGAGCGCGGCTCCGCTGGCTGGAGCGCCGCCCCGTCCCCGCAGGCTCCGGCCACAGCTGCGGAGCCGGTCGGCGCACCGGCCCGGTGA
- a CDS encoding PH domain-containing protein codes for MTTAALRPPAHRVSPRAVPMWTVRSGMGVALLVGVLCVAAWNAGAWGWLPAWIQQNAWWGPIAYGGIAVFQVVVVPRWRYRVHRWEVTSDVIYTRTGWATREWQLVPVSRIQTVDYNQGWLERLFRLATLEVQTASHAGSSTIEGLDAEQARQVSEELATRAGTLRDDAT; via the coding sequence ATGACAACTGCCGCTCTGCGACCGCCAGCGCACCGGGTATCGCCTCGTGCCGTCCCCATGTGGACCGTGCGTTCGGGTATGGGGGTGGCACTACTCGTAGGCGTACTGTGCGTCGCGGCGTGGAACGCCGGCGCCTGGGGCTGGTTGCCTGCCTGGATCCAGCAGAACGCCTGGTGGGGGCCGATCGCCTATGGAGGGATCGCCGTGTTCCAGGTCGTCGTGGTCCCACGGTGGCGCTACCGGGTCCATCGCTGGGAGGTGACGTCGGACGTCATCTACACCCGAACCGGGTGGGCAACCCGCGAGTGGCAGCTCGTGCCGGTCAGTCGCATCCAGACCGTGGACTACAACCAAGGGTGGCTGGAGCGGCTGTTCCGGCTGGCGACGCTGGAGGTGCAGACCGCCTCCCACGCGGGATCGTCCACCATCGAGGGACTGGACGCCGAACAGGCGCGGCAGGTCTCCGAGGAACTGGCGACACGGGCAGGAACCCTGCGGGACGACGCGACGTGA